Proteins co-encoded in one Trichosurus vulpecula isolate mTriVul1 chromosome X unlocalized genomic scaffold, mTriVul1.pri SUPER_X_unloc_5, whole genome shotgun sequence genomic window:
- the LOC118833233 gene encoding eukaryotic peptide chain release factor GTP-binding subunit ERF3A-like gives MDPGSGGGGSSNCSSSTDSAPDCWDQADMEGQGPGAAPPAPAATAAAAEAQNLSEAFRWQLNVNAKPFVPNVHAAEFVPSFLRGPVQQPLPPPRPPARATGTRGVGTGAGGPACGSFSRSVLYDGSSSAFSMEPGVENGEAEMSPEESWEHKEEPSEAKPGGGSLGDGGPPEESVPEMMMEEEEELPKPKSVIAPPGAPKKEHVNVVFIGHVDAGKSTVGGQIMYLTGMVDKRTLEKYEREAKEKNRETWYLSWALDTNQEEQDKGKTVEVGRAYFETEKKHFTILDAPGHKSFVPNMIGGASQADLAVLVISARKGEFETGFEKGQTREHTMLAKTTGVKYLIVLINKMDDPRVNWSNERYEECKEKLVPFLKKVGFNPKKDIHFMPCSGLTGANLKEQSDFCTWYIGLPFIPYLDNLSTFNKSVDEPIRLPIVDKYKDMGTVVLGKLKSGSICKGQRLVMMPNKHNVEVLGILSDDVETDSVAPGENLKIRLKGIEEEEILPRFILCDPNNLCHSGLMFDAQIVIIEHKSIICPGYNAVLHIHTCIEEVEITALICLVDKKSGEKSKTRPRFVKQDQVCIAHLRTAGTICLEPFKDFPQMGRFTFRDEGKTTANGKVLKLVPEKD, from the coding sequence ATGGATCcgggcagcggcggcggcgggagcAGCAACTGCAGCAGCAGCACCGACTCGGCGCCCGACTGCTGGGACCAGGCGGACATGGAAGGCCAGGGCCCCGGCGCCGCTCCCCCGGCCCCCGCCGCCACCGCAGCCGCTGCGGAGGCCCAAAACCTCAGTGAGGCCTTCAGGTGGCAGCTCAACGTCAACGCCAAGCCTTTCGTGCCCAACGTGCACGCTGCTGAGTTCGTGCCGTCCTTCTTGCGGGGCCCTGTCCAGCAGCCGCTCCCACCGCCGCGGCCCCCAGCCCGAGCCACCGGTACCCGGGGAGTCGGCACCGGAGCAGGAGGCCCTGCCTGTGGATCCTTCTCAAGGTCAGTGTTGTATGATGGTTCAAGTTCAGCTTTTAGCATGGAACCTGGTGTAGAAAATGGAGAGGCAGAAATGTCCCCGGAAGAGTCATGGGAGCACAAAGAAGAACCTAGTGAAGCAAAGCCAGGGGGTGGTTCTTTAGGAGATGGCGGGCCTCCGGAGGAAAGTGTCCCAGAAATGatgatggaggaggaagaagaattacCAAAACCTAAATCTGTCATAGCACCACCAGGTGCACCTAAAAAAGAACATGTAAACGTAGTATTCATTGGGCATGTAGATGCTGGTAAATCAACTGTTGGAGGACAAATAATGTATTTGACTGGGATGGTTGACAAAAGAACACTTGAAAAATATGAACGAGAAGctaaagaaaagaacagagaaacTTGGTACTTGTCATGGGCCTTAGAtacaaaccaggaagagcaagaCAAAGGTAAAACTGTAGAAGTGGGCCGTGCCTACTTTGAGACAGAAAAGAAGCACTTTACCATTCTAGACGCCCCCGGGCACAAGAGTTTTGTCCCAAACATGATTGGTGGTGCTTCTCAAGCTGACCTGGCTGTGCTGGTAATCTCTGCCCGAAAAGGAGAgtttgaaactggatttgaaaaaGGACAGACGAGAGAACACACCATGTTGGCAAAAACAACTGGTGTAAAATACTTAATAGTGCTTATTAATAAGATGGATGACCCAAGAGTAAACTGGAGCAACGAAAGATATgaagaatgtaaagaaaaattggTGCCATTTTTGAAAAAAGTTGGCTTCAATCCCAAAAAGGATATACATTTCATGCCCTGCTCAGGACTGACtggtgcaaaccttaaagagcaatCAGATTTCTGTACTTGGTACATTGGGTTACCATTTATTCCATATCTGGATAATTTGTCAACCTTCAACAAATCAGTTGATGAACCAATTAGGCTGCCAATTGTGGATAAATACAAGGATATGGGCACTGTGGTCCTGGGAAAGCTGAAATCAGGCTCTATCTGTAAAGGACAGCGGCTTGTGATGATGCCAAACAAGCACAATGTGGAAGTTCTTGGAATCCTTTCTGATGATGTAGAAACTGATTCTGTAGCTCCAGGTGAAAACCTCAAGATTAGACTGAAGGGaattgaagaagaagaaattcttCCAAGATTCATACTTTGTGATCCTAATAATCTTTGTCATTCTGGACTCATGTTTGATGCCCAGATAGTGATTATTGAGCACAAATCCATCATCTGTCCAGGTTATAATGCGGTGCTGCACATTCATACCTGCATCGAAGAAGTCGAGATAACAGCCTTAATCTGCTTGGTAGACaaaaaatcaggagaaaaaagTAAGACAAGACCACGTTTTGTCAAACAAGATCAAGTATGCATTGCCCATTTAAGGACAGCAGGAACCATCTGCCTTGAGCCCTTCAAAGATTTCCCTCAGATGGGTCGTTTTACCTTCAGAGATGAGGGGAAGACCACTGCAAATGGAAAAGTTCTGAAACTGGTTCCAGAGAAAGACTAA